From the Octadecabacter antarcticus 307 genome, one window contains:
- the miaB gene encoding tRNA (N6-isopentenyl adenosine(37)-C2)-methylthiotransferase MiaB, whose protein sequence is MNVYDSERMAESLGTQGYVTTDVAADADMILLNTCHIREKAAEKVYSELGRLKPLKANKPDLKIGVTGCVAQAEGAEIMRRQPMVDLVVGPQSYHRLPSMEQAVARGEKALDTDFPEDDKFETLKSRSKAKRGPCAFLTVQEGCDKFCAFCVVPYTRGSEVSRPADRIIREAQELVETGVREITLLGQNVNAYHGHAGGLAGLIWDLDKVDGLERIRFTTSHPNDMDDALIEAHGTCDKLMPYLHLPVQSGSDKVLKAMNRKHTRDQYFVLIERIRAARPDLLLSGDFIVGFPGETEADFEDTMDLVRTVGYGQAYSFKYSTRPGTPAAERAQVDEDVKLDRLHRLQALLGDQQREIQTSMIGRTVKVLFEKKGRESGQMIGKSEYLHAVFADTTDVEVGDLRDVRIVKSERNSLGGEIC, encoded by the coding sequence ATGAACGTCTATGATAGTGAACGTATGGCCGAAAGTCTTGGCACACAGGGTTATGTGACCACGGACGTGGCAGCGGACGCAGATATGATCCTGTTGAACACCTGTCATATTCGCGAAAAAGCCGCAGAAAAAGTTTATTCGGAACTGGGGCGGTTAAAGCCGCTGAAGGCCAACAAACCAGATTTGAAGATCGGTGTTACGGGATGCGTCGCGCAGGCTGAGGGGGCTGAAATTATGCGCCGTCAGCCAATGGTTGATCTGGTCGTCGGCCCGCAAAGCTATCACCGGTTGCCGAGCATGGAACAGGCCGTGGCGCGCGGGGAAAAGGCGTTGGACACCGATTTTCCCGAGGATGACAAGTTCGAAACGCTGAAATCACGTTCCAAAGCAAAGCGCGGCCCATGCGCGTTTTTGACGGTGCAAGAAGGCTGCGACAAATTCTGTGCGTTCTGCGTGGTGCCCTATACCCGTGGATCCGAGGTCAGCCGCCCTGCGGATCGCATCATCCGCGAGGCGCAAGAACTGGTTGAGACTGGCGTGCGTGAAATCACGTTGCTGGGTCAAAACGTCAACGCCTATCATGGACACGCAGGTGGATTGGCAGGTTTGATCTGGGACCTTGATAAGGTCGACGGGCTGGAACGCATCCGGTTCACCACAAGCCACCCCAACGACATGGATGACGCATTGATCGAAGCGCACGGCACCTGTGACAAGCTGATGCCGTACCTGCATTTGCCAGTGCAATCAGGGTCCGACAAAGTGCTTAAGGCGATGAACCGCAAGCATACGCGCGATCAGTATTTTGTGCTGATCGAACGGATTCGCGCAGCGCGCCCTGATTTGTTGTTGTCGGGCGATTTCATCGTTGGTTTCCCGGGTGAAACCGAGGCTGATTTCGAGGACACTATGGATTTGGTGCGCACCGTTGGCTACGGGCAGGCCTATTCGTTCAAATATTCCACCCGCCCCGGAACGCCCGCAGCGGAACGTGCACAGGTCGACGAGGACGTGAAGCTGGACCGTTTGCATCGTCTTCAAGCGCTGCTTGGGGATCAGCAACGCGAGATTCAGACGTCGATGATTGGGCGCACGGTGAAGGTGCTGTTCGAAAAGAAGGGCCGAGAGTCAGGGCAGATGATTGGTAAATCCGAATACCTGCACGCCGTCTTTGCCGACACGACGGACGTGGAAGTTGGCGATTTGCGTGACGTTCGGATCGTGAAATCCGAGAGAAACTCGCTTGGCGGCGAAATCTGCTGA
- the irr gene encoding Fur family transcriptional regulator Irr, which yields MTEHADIVQTVNGQTDRSTDWLSGAGLRPTRQRMALAGLLVGDGRDRHVTAESLFDAAANTGEKVSLATVYNTLRAFCDAGLLREITVDGSKSYFDTNMTDHPHFYWEDEQRLSDAPADQLVIGRVPDAPEGAEIASVDVVIRLRRS from the coding sequence ATGACCGAGCACGCAGACATCGTCCAAACGGTTAATGGCCAAACGGATCGCAGCACAGACTGGCTGTCAGGTGCGGGATTGCGCCCGACGCGGCAGCGCATGGCGTTGGCGGGTCTGCTGGTCGGGGACGGGCGTGATCGCCATGTCACCGCAGAGAGCCTGTTTGATGCGGCGGCCAACACCGGCGAAAAGGTGTCGCTGGCCACAGTTTATAACACGTTGCGCGCATTTTGTGATGCAGGGCTTTTGCGAGAGATTACTGTGGATGGGTCCAAAAGCTATTTTGACACCAATATGACAGATCATCCGCATTTCTACTGGGAAGACGAACAGCGTCTGAGCGATGCGCCAGCCGATCAATTGGTGATCGGGCGGGTGCCGGATGCGCCTGAGGGCGCTGAAATTGCATCAGTGGATGTGGTGATCCGGTTGCGACGCAGCTAA
- the fabA gene encoding bifunctional 3-hydroxydecanoyl-ACP dehydratase/trans-2-decenoyl-ACP isomerase — MSQYPTSFDRDDLLKCARGELFGEGNAQLPEPPMLMMDRITEISGDGGAHGKGHVIAEFDIKPDLWFFDCHFPGNPIMPGCLGLDGLWQLTGFNLGWRGWQGRGYALGVGEVKLTGMVRPDRKMLTYKIDFTKAIQTRRLTMGVADGIVEADGEVIYIVKDMKVALSES; from the coding sequence ATGTCGCAATACCCAACCAGCTTTGACCGTGATGACCTTCTAAAATGCGCGCGGGGGGAGCTTTTTGGCGAGGGCAATGCCCAGCTGCCCGAACCGCCGATGTTGATGATGGACCGCATCACCGAGATTTCTGGTGACGGCGGCGCGCACGGCAAAGGCCACGTGATTGCGGAATTCGACATCAAACCGGACCTGTGGTTTTTCGACTGCCACTTCCCCGGCAACCCGATCATGCCCGGTTGTCTGGGCCTTGATGGTCTGTGGCAACTCACCGGCTTCAACCTCGGCTGGCGCGGCTGGCAGGGGCGCGGCTATGCGCTTGGCGTCGGCGAAGTGAAACTGACTGGCATGGTGCGCCCAGATCGCAAAATGCTGACGTACAAGATTGATTTCACCAAAGCGATCCAGACCCGCCGCCTGACCATGGGCGTGGCCGATGGCATCGTCGAGGCCGACGGCGAGGTGATTTATATCGTCAAGGATATGAAGGTCGCGCTGAGCGAAAGTTGA
- a CDS encoding beta-ketoacyl synthase N-terminal-like domain-containing protein: MRRVVITGMGIVSPIGNNITEVDANLRAGNSGIVASEDMKEHGFRSQIAGTLKIDVADHVDKRTLRFMGAGAAYAHIAMGQAIADAGLSEDDVVNPMTGLIAGSGGPSTSAMFAAHQVVLKTGATKRIGPFAVPKTMSSTVSANLATAYKIKGMNFSITSACSTSLHCIGMAAQQVALGTQDIMFGGGGEELDWTLSCLFDAMGAMSSKYNDTPERASRAFDANRDGFVIAGGGAMVVLESLDGALARGAKIYAEVTGFAATSDGADMVAPSGEGGERAMRGALKTLPEGRKISYINAHGTSTPVGDVGEVEAVRRVFGTGTTPPISSTKSMTGHSQGATGAQEAIYCLLALQGDYIIPSINVETLDPAINAGEIATTLVENAGLDTVMTNSFGFGGTNGSMLLSKYQD; the protein is encoded by the coding sequence ATGCGCCGTGTCGTAATCACAGGGATGGGGATCGTCTCCCCCATCGGAAACAACATCACCGAAGTCGATGCTAACCTGCGGGCTGGAAATTCCGGCATCGTCGCGTCCGAGGATATGAAAGAACACGGGTTTCGCAGTCAAATCGCAGGCACGTTGAAAATTGACGTGGCCGACCACGTCGACAAACGCACGCTGCGGTTCATGGGCGCGGGTGCGGCCTACGCGCACATCGCGATGGGTCAGGCAATTGCAGACGCCGGATTGTCCGAAGACGACGTGGTGAACCCGATGACAGGCCTGATCGCAGGGTCCGGCGGGCCATCGACGTCCGCAATGTTCGCCGCCCATCAGGTCGTTCTCAAAACCGGCGCGACCAAACGCATTGGCCCGTTCGCGGTGCCGAAAACCATGTCATCTACCGTGTCAGCGAACCTTGCCACAGCCTATAAAATCAAAGGCATGAACTTCTCGATCACGTCGGCCTGTTCCACGTCCCTGCACTGCATCGGCATGGCCGCGCAGCAGGTGGCACTTGGCACCCAAGACATCATGTTCGGTGGCGGCGGCGAAGAACTCGACTGGACGCTGTCGTGTCTGTTCGACGCCATGGGCGCGATGAGCAGCAAATATAACGACACCCCGGAACGCGCCTCGCGCGCATTTGACGCCAACCGCGACGGCTTCGTCATCGCAGGCGGCGGCGCAATGGTTGTTCTGGAATCCCTCGACGGGGCACTAGCCCGCGGCGCAAAAATCTACGCCGAAGTCACGGGTTTCGCCGCCACATCAGACGGCGCAGACATGGTCGCACCCAGCGGCGAAGGCGGCGAACGTGCCATGCGCGGCGCGCTAAAAACTCTCCCTGAGGGACGCAAAATCAGCTACATCAACGCCCACGGCACATCCACGCCCGTCGGCGACGTGGGTGAGGTCGAGGCCGTGCGCCGTGTCTTTGGAACAGGAACCACACCACCCATCAGCTCCACAAAATCCATGACCGGCCACAGCCAAGGCGCAACCGGCGCACAGGAAGCGATCTATTGCCTGCTGGCCCTGCAAGGTGACTACATCATCCCGTCGATCAACGTCGAGACGCTGGATCCCGCCATAAACGCAGGCGAAATCGCCACGACCTTGGTCGAAAACGCTGGGCTTGATACAGTGATGACGAACTCGTTCGGGTTCGGCGGCACCAATGGCTCCATGCTGCTTTCAAAATATCAGGACTAG
- a CDS encoding enoyl-ACP reductase FabI: MTIDMNGKRGLIMGVANNRSIAWGIADAMHKAGAELAFSYQGEQLLKRVGPLADSVGSDTLVEADVMDDTSLDLCFATLKEKWGKIDFLVHAIAYSDKNELTGRVSDTTRANFNTTMAISCFSFIDVARRAAEIMPDGGTLLTLTYQGSHGVTPNYNVMGVAKAALESATMYLAADLGPQQIRVNAISPGPMKTLAGAAIAGARRTFRYAEQNAPLRHNATLVAVGGTAVYLASDAGACTTGEIIHVDSGLHTMMMPALENLG; encoded by the coding sequence ATGACCATCGACATGAACGGCAAACGTGGACTCATTATGGGTGTCGCCAACAACCGGTCCATCGCGTGGGGCATTGCCGACGCCATGCACAAGGCGGGCGCGGAACTGGCGTTTTCTTACCAAGGCGAACAACTGCTCAAGCGCGTCGGGCCTTTGGCGGATTCGGTAGGATCTGACACGCTGGTTGAAGCCGATGTGATGGACGACACATCCCTAGATCTTTGCTTTGCCACGCTAAAGGAAAAGTGGGGCAAGATCGACTTTCTGGTCCACGCCATCGCCTATTCTGATAAAAACGAATTGACGGGCCGCGTGTCCGACACCACGCGCGCGAACTTTAACACGACTATGGCGATCAGCTGTTTCAGCTTTATCGACGTCGCGCGCCGTGCGGCTGAAATCATGCCAGACGGCGGCACACTCCTGACGCTAACCTACCAAGGCAGCCACGGCGTCACCCCCAATTATAACGTCATGGGCGTCGCCAAGGCCGCATTGGAATCCGCCACAATGTACCTCGCAGCTGACCTTGGCCCGCAACAAATCCGCGTCAACGCGATCAGCCCCGGTCCGATGAAAACCCTTGCAGGTGCTGCCATTGCAGGTGCGCGCCGCACATTCCGCTACGCCGAACAAAACGCCCCGCTGCGCCATAACGCAACGCTGGTCGCTGTGGGTGGCACCGCTGTCTATCTGGCGTCTGATGCGGGCGCTTGCACGACAGGCGAAATCATCCACGTCGATTCCGGGCTGCACACCATGATGATGCCAGCACTTGAAAATCTTGGTTGA
- a CDS encoding metalloprotease produces MTPTVLLLCALAACLATAYALRGGLTSTNKLTMLGMDAQGIGISLLSVAAAVWFFGATFGLALIAVIVIHEFGHVAAFRVAGHHDARFRLVPLLGGYAISNRPVKTQEDQVFISLMGPAIGIAPMLLAYGLTPFSAQYFPAAISPLLTFASICGALNFFNLLPIWPLDGGKLTASITSVFHDRAPFCIFVTSTALIGLVALLTQSIFIGFIVIMGIQHIVKTGGSDGRAPHARMSKNHAFLCLGAWLFSAAALFIGGLATILRFV; encoded by the coding sequence GTGACACCCACCGTCCTGCTTTTGTGCGCGCTCGCCGCCTGCCTTGCGACTGCCTACGCCCTGCGTGGCGGGCTGACGTCAACAAACAAGCTGACCATGCTGGGCATGGACGCGCAGGGCATCGGTATCTCGCTGCTATCGGTCGCCGCCGCGGTCTGGTTCTTTGGTGCAACCTTCGGGCTGGCCTTGATCGCGGTCATCGTTATCCATGAATTCGGCCACGTCGCCGCGTTTCGCGTAGCGGGGCATCATGACGCGCGGTTCCGGTTGGTGCCACTTCTGGGCGGCTACGCGATTTCCAACCGCCCCGTCAAAACTCAGGAAGATCAGGTTTTCATCTCCCTCATGGGGCCCGCAATCGGTATCGCGCCGATGCTGCTGGCCTACGGGTTAACCCCGTTTTCTGCGCAGTATTTCCCCGCTGCAATCTCTCCACTTTTGACCTTCGCCAGCATCTGCGGCGCGTTAAATTTCTTTAACCTGTTGCCGATCTGGCCACTGGACGGCGGCAAACTCACCGCGTCGATCACATCCGTGTTCCACGACCGCGCGCCGTTCTGCATCTTTGTCACATCAACCGCACTGATCGGGCTGGTGGCGCTGCTGACCCAATCCATCTTCATCGGCTTCATTGTCATCATGGGCATTCAACATATCGTAAAAACTGGCGGCAGCGACGGCCGCGCGCCCCACGCCCGCATGTCCAAAAACCACGCGTTTTTGTGCTTAGGTGCGTGGCTGTTCAGCGCCGCGGCGCTGTTCATAGGCGGGCTGGCGACCATTTTGCGGTTTGTTTGA
- a CDS encoding FKBP-type peptidyl-prolyl cis-trans isomerase has product MSEIKAGDTIAIHYTGTLTDGTTFDSSDGRDPLEFEVGSGQIIPGLDKAMPGMVVGDKKVVEIPCDEAYGAVNPENRQSIPREQIPEDIPLELGLTLQMQSPDGQNVIPVTVVEMNETEVTMDANHMLAGKDLTFAFEVVSIKAA; this is encoded by the coding sequence ATGAGCGAAATTAAAGCAGGCGACACAATTGCCATTCATTACACGGGTACGCTGACAGACGGCACGACGTTTGATAGCAGCGATGGCCGTGATCCATTGGAATTTGAAGTCGGGTCCGGGCAGATTATTCCGGGGTTGGACAAGGCGATGCCGGGGATGGTTGTTGGCGACAAAAAGGTCGTCGAAATCCCATGTGATGAGGCCTATGGCGCGGTGAACCCTGAAAACCGCCAGTCCATTCCACGTGAACAAATCCCTGAGGATATCCCGTTGGAACTTGGTCTGACGTTGCAGATGCAATCGCCAGATGGGCAGAACGTGATACCAGTAACCGTGGTTGAGATGAACGAAACCGAAGTGACGATGGATGCAAATCACATGCTGGCTGGCAAAGATTTGACCTTCGCGTTTGAGGTTGTGTCGATCAAAGCAGCGTAA
- a CDS encoding DUF1801 domain-containing protein, whose protein sequence is MTYAFTSNDARDAFAAFPPRSRTTLMAVRAMIFDIAAAFPPDQNIGCLKETTKWGQPSYATPDTKFATPIRLGLSKADDPAIFTHCQSTVMADFRALAPPELKFDGNRAVHLLNNHPPKLNELAPLIRAALTYRL, encoded by the coding sequence ATGACATACGCCTTCACCTCAAACGACGCGCGGGACGCCTTTGCCGCGTTCCCGCCCCGCTCACGCACCACATTGATGGCCGTTCGCGCGATGATCTTTGATATTGCTGCCGCCTTTCCCCCAGATCAAAACATCGGCTGCCTTAAGGAAACAACCAAATGGGGCCAGCCATCCTACGCCACACCTGACACGAAATTTGCGACCCCAATCCGGCTTGGTCTGTCCAAAGCTGACGATCCGGCTATCTTCACCCATTGCCAATCGACCGTCATGGCTGATTTTCGCGCCCTCGCCCCACCAGAATTGAAATTTGACGGCAATCGCGCCGTTCATTTGCTAAACAATCACCCGCCAAAACTGAACGAACTCGCACCATTGATCCGCGCCGCCCTCACCTATCGGCTTTGA
- a CDS encoding haloacid dehalogenase type II translates to MTITTCIFDAYGTLFDVGAAARNVALEPGQAQLAAVWGTLSTDWRTKQLEYSWLRAISGTYVPFWQVTQDALDWAMDNNGLHDNALRAKLLSVYKELPAFPEVPAMLKALKEKNVNIAILSNGSSDMLVNAVRSAGIGEYLDDVLSVEEVQIFKPHRLVYDMVWERFDVPQTEVLFASSNGWDAAGAAGYGFGTVWVNRDGAPQDRLWATPHRTLKDLSTIPDLV, encoded by the coding sequence ATGACAATCACCACCTGCATCTTCGACGCCTATGGCACTTTGTTTGACGTGGGTGCAGCTGCGCGCAACGTCGCATTGGAACCCGGGCAGGCGCAATTGGCCGCCGTCTGGGGCACGTTGTCGACGGATTGGCGCACCAAACAGTTGGAATATTCGTGGCTGCGCGCGATCAGCGGCACCTACGTTCCATTCTGGCAGGTCACACAAGACGCGCTTGATTGGGCGATGGACAACAATGGGCTGCACGACAATGCCCTGCGCGCCAAGTTACTATCGGTGTACAAAGAACTGCCCGCCTTCCCCGAAGTCCCCGCAATGCTGAAGGCGCTGAAAGAAAAGAACGTGAACATCGCGATCCTGTCCAACGGCTCCTCTGATATGCTGGTCAACGCCGTGCGCTCGGCTGGCATTGGTGAATACCTTGATGACGTGTTGTCGGTCGAAGAAGTGCAAATCTTCAAGCCCCATCGTCTGGTCTATGACATGGTTTGGGAACGCTTCGATGTGCCGCAAACCGAAGTCCTGTTCGCGTCGTCCAACGGCTGGGATGCCGCTGGTGCGGCTGGATACGGCTTTGGAACCGTTTGGGTCAACCGCGATGGCGCACCGCAAGACCGGCTTTGGGCGACTCCGCACCGCACACTCAAAGACCTCAGCACGATCCCCGATCTGGTCTGA
- a CDS encoding alpha/beta fold hydrolase has product MATFSAADGTQLYYTDEGFGLPILALAGLTRNTGDFDHIAPHLLKNEAVRLIRMDYRGRGKSDWADPASYTIPQEAADTIALLDHLSIDKAAILGTSRGGLIAMMLAITNKHRLLGVALNDIGPQIEGAGLSVIKDYIGRNPPQATLADAAAFRARAWSHFKGVPMDRWLHEVTNHFAETANGLIIKYDPKLRDAVLESGAQPTPDLWPLYDALADLPLALLRGDASDLLSAVTFEQMRNRRPDAHAATVLGRGHVPLLDEPESLTVLNDWILSL; this is encoded by the coding sequence ATGGCGACGTTTTCGGCGGCTGACGGCACCCAGCTTTATTACACCGACGAGGGGTTCGGGCTGCCGATCCTCGCCCTTGCGGGGCTGACCCGCAACACCGGCGATTTCGACCACATCGCGCCACACCTGCTCAAAAATGAGGCCGTGCGCCTGATCCGCATGGATTACCGCGGGCGCGGCAAGTCTGATTGGGCTGATCCGGCCAGCTACACAATCCCGCAAGAAGCGGCAGACACGATTGCGCTGCTTGATCATCTTTCCATCGACAAGGCAGCAATCCTTGGCACATCGCGCGGCGGTCTCATCGCGATGATGCTAGCAATCACCAACAAACATCGCCTGCTTGGCGTCGCGCTCAACGACATCGGCCCGCAGATCGAAGGCGCAGGTCTCAGCGTCATCAAAGACTACATCGGCCGAAATCCGCCGCAGGCCACCCTTGCCGACGCCGCCGCGTTCCGCGCCCGCGCGTGGTCACATTTCAAAGGCGTGCCAATGGATCGCTGGCTGCATGAGGTCACCAATCACTTCGCTGAAACCGCAAATGGCCTCATCATCAAATATGACCCCAAACTGCGCGACGCCGTTCTAGAGTCCGGCGCGCAACCGACCCCAGACCTCTGGCCACTGTATGATGCACTCGCGGACCTGCCGCTAGCGCTGCTGCGTGGCGATGCCTCCGATCTATTATCCGCCGTCACCTTCGAGCAGATGCGCAACCGCCGCCCCGACGCCCATGCAGCCACCGTTTTGGGACGCGGCCATGTCCCCTTACTCGACGAACCCGAATCCCTCACCGTTCTAAACGACTGGATCCTGAGCCTATGA
- a CDS encoding threonine ammonia-lyase yields MNIDMIRAAAKRLHGHARRTPLLSSPFLDDIAGRKVYVKPECLQHTGSFKFRGGWSALSGMDPEKRSHGVIAYSSGNHAQGIALAARMHGVPSVIVMPSDAPALKIENTKALGAEVVLYDRDSEDRDEIGARLAAQRGLTLIKPFDDPLVIAGQGTTGLEIAQDANSLGIQNADILVCCGGGGFSSGIALACAADAPTLRIRPVEPEGFDDVARSLISGKIERNATTSGNICDAIITPQPGDLTFPILHRLCGPGLTITENEALRAMAQAFLRLKLVAEPGGAAALAAALYRPNDITGDAVIVTISGGNVDPAQFAQALATLP; encoded by the coding sequence ATGAATATCGATATGATCCGCGCCGCTGCCAAACGTCTGCACGGCCACGCGCGGCGCACGCCGCTGCTGTCGTCACCGTTCCTTGACGATATCGCGGGCCGCAAAGTCTACGTTAAACCCGAATGCCTGCAACACACAGGATCGTTCAAATTCCGCGGCGGCTGGTCGGCCCTGTCAGGCATGGACCCCGAAAAACGAAGCCATGGCGTCATCGCCTATTCATCGGGCAACCACGCGCAAGGCATCGCACTGGCCGCCCGCATGCACGGCGTCCCTTCCGTCATCGTTATGCCCTCCGATGCCCCAGCACTCAAAATCGAAAACACCAAGGCACTGGGCGCCGAAGTCGTCCTATATGACCGCGATTCTGAAGACCGCGACGAAATTGGCGCGCGTCTCGCGGCGCAGCGCGGCCTAACCCTGATCAAACCCTTCGACGATCCACTGGTGATCGCAGGTCAAGGCACCACAGGGCTTGAAATCGCACAAGACGCCAACTCCCTTGGCATCCAAAATGCTGACATCCTCGTCTGTTGCGGCGGCGGCGGCTTCTCCTCCGGTATCGCATTGGCCTGCGCGGCCGACGCCCCAACCCTGCGCATCCGTCCCGTCGAACCAGAAGGCTTTGATGACGTCGCGCGCTCCCTGATCTCCGGCAAAATCGAACGCAATGCCACGACCTCGGGCAATATTTGCGACGCGATCATCACGCCGCAACCGGGCGATCTGACCTTCCCGATCCTGCACCGCCTGTGCGGTCCCGGCCTCACCATCACCGAAAACGAAGCCTTACGCGCGATGGCGCAGGCCTTCTTGCGCCTCAAACTCGTCGCTGAACCCGGTGGCGCGGCGGCCCTTGCTGCCGCCCTTTACCGACCGAACGACATCACCGGCGACGCCGTCATCGTCACCATCAGTGGCGGCAACGTCGACCCCGCCCAATTCGCCCAAGCGCTCGCCACCCTGCCCTGA
- a CDS encoding endonuclease/exonuclease/phosphatase family protein, with translation MTRFTIASFNVKNLIGADKEYYKFQSYTPEESAWKQGWMAEQLLSMDADIVGFQEIFEEDALRDVIALADTLGQASNDASIPDKSKRYHRKAIFRKLAYTPYFQNGGTTGLAFARNSADTGEAGQRRPGVAILSRFGFVGEPEIIQDLPQPVEIPFSALRGSDTDDDAGFFRLRRLSRPILKARIPIPQDHGEAQVITVFNCHLKSKLGEHVTPAGADFPPASDLTNYDPVTRALGSLRAALRRMAEAWVLRREIIAELDAGNPVMVLGDFNDGEHAVSSEIISGETPFKNYAWMLRHDAQTPRDRYSDAQNLQITEDINRARLHSAEKLFVRKSARDMIYTSAFGGTFESIDQIYMSRHFHPDYGNKIGEMEYFSALNDHLTDGSHPEAPYNKLASDHGQIIAHMVMGNGGS, from the coding sequence ATGACCCGCTTCACCATCGCCAGCTTCAACGTCAAAAACCTCATTGGGGCGGACAAGGAATATTATAAATTCCAATCCTACACGCCCGAAGAATCCGCGTGGAAACAGGGTTGGATGGCCGAACAACTCCTCAGCATGGACGCCGACATTGTGGGCTTTCAGGAAATCTTCGAAGAAGATGCTCTGCGCGACGTGATCGCGCTGGCCGACACATTGGGCCAAGCCTCAAACGACGCCTCAATTCCTGACAAATCCAAACGCTACCACCGCAAGGCAATTTTCCGCAAACTGGCTTATACCCCCTACTTTCAAAATGGCGGCACAACTGGTCTGGCCTTTGCCCGCAATTCTGCCGACACAGGCGAAGCAGGCCAGCGTCGCCCCGGCGTCGCGATCTTGTCGCGCTTCGGTTTCGTCGGCGAACCCGAAATCATCCAAGACCTGCCCCAACCTGTCGAAATCCCCTTCTCGGCACTGCGCGGCAGCGACACGGATGATGACGCAGGCTTCTTTCGGCTACGCCGCCTGTCGCGCCCGATCCTCAAGGCGCGCATCCCGATCCCGCAAGACCATGGCGAAGCTCAGGTCATCACCGTCTTCAACTGCCACCTAAAATCCAAGCTCGGCGAACACGTCACCCCCGCTGGCGCAGATTTTCCACCCGCCAGCGATCTGACAAATTACGATCCCGTCACCCGCGCCCTCGGCTCCCTGCGCGCCGCATTGCGCCGCATGGCAGAAGCCTGGGTACTGCGCCGCGAAATCATCGCCGAACTCGACGCCGGAAACCCCGTCATGGTCTTGGGTGATTTCAATGATGGTGAACACGCGGTCTCATCTGAAATTATCTCTGGCGAGACACCGTTCAAAAACTACGCCTGGATGCTTCGCCACGACGCACAAACCCCGCGCGACCGCTATTCAGACGCGCAAAACCTACAAATTACCGAAGACATAAACCGCGCCCGCCTGCATTCCGCCGAAAAGCTGTTCGTGCGCAAATCTGCACGCGACATGATCTATACATCGGCCTTTGGCGGCACGTTCGAATCCATCGACCAGATTTACATGTCGCGCCATTTCCACCCCGACTACGGCAATAAAATCGGTGAAATGGAATATTTTTCCGCGCTCAACGACCATCTCACTGACGGCTCACACCCAGAAGCGCCCTATAATAAACTCGCCTCGGATCACGGCCAGATCATCGCGCACATGGTGATGGGCAACGGTGGGTCATGA
- a CDS encoding alpha/beta fold hydrolase, which produces MTDKIQVKGAALNAQAVGKGPTIVFLHGLGMDMSVFNGLIHRFPDHRIIRFDLRGQGQSSVPDGPYTMGGLIADTEAVLDHYSARDTVVFGLSMGGMIAQGLAVKRLDLVRGMVLCAAAAKFGQADPWHARAATARTKGMTALVDETLTRWNAKDGDEHARTRFIAANPEGYAASCEAVAGTDFYTPTSGLRLPTLGLCGDRDKSTPPDLVRETTDLIPGSKFQLIHGAGHVAPETHADVVAGHLCEFLIGIGHI; this is translated from the coding sequence ATGACTGACAAAATCCAAGTCAAAGGCGCCGCACTGAACGCACAGGCCGTTGGCAAAGGACCTACAATCGTGTTTCTGCACGGCCTCGGTATGGACATGTCGGTCTTCAACGGCCTGATACACCGCTTTCCAGACCACCGAATAATCCGCTTCGATCTGCGCGGCCAAGGCCAATCAAGTGTTCCGGACGGCCCCTATACAATGGGCGGGCTGATTGCCGACACCGAAGCCGTGCTGGACCACTACAGCGCGCGCGATACAGTCGTTTTTGGCTTGTCGATGGGCGGCATGATCGCGCAAGGTCTTGCGGTGAAACGCCTTGATCTGGTGCGTGGCATGGTTTTGTGTGCCGCCGCCGCCAAGTTCGGTCAGGCCGATCCGTGGCATGCCCGCGCCGCGACCGCACGCACCAAAGGCATGACAGCACTTGTCGATGAAACGCTGACGCGGTGGAACGCAAAAGACGGTGACGAACACGCCCGCACGCGGTTTATCGCCGCCAACCCCGAAGGCTATGCCGCTTCCTGCGAAGCGGTTGCAGGCACCGATTTTTACACCCCCACCTCTGGCCTACGACTGCCGACACTTGGGCTGTGCGGCGACCGCGATAAATCGACACCACCCGACCTTGTGCGCGAAACAACCGACCTCATTCCCGGCTCAAAGTTTCAGCTGATCCACGGCGCGGGGCATGTTGCGCCCGAAACCCACGCAGACGTTGTGGCGGGGCATCTGTGTGAATTCCTCATCGGCATTGGCCACATCTGA